Sequence from the Malaciobacter pacificus genome:
TAGTATCGGATAAATTAATATCTTTGGGATATAAAAATGTTTCAGTATTCGCTGGTGGTGAGCCATTATGGAAAGAAAAAGGTTATGGAACAACAAAAAGCACTTCAAGTGTAAAAAAAGAAGAAACAAATACATCTAATAAATTTAGTAAAAATGGAGCAAAATTAGGTGTTGATGAAGGAAGCATTGATGGGGAGTGGTTATATGAATTTATTAAAAAAGGAGAAGTTCCTGAATTTATTCAAATAGTTGATGTAACTGCACCAGATGAGTTTAAATCAGGGCATATTAAAGGTGCTATAAATATTCATGCTGAAAAATTAAGTGCAAAAGAGTTAGTTGCAAAATTACCAAAAGGTAAAACTATAGTATTTAATTGTACTGCTGGGGGAAGATCTATTGATGCTTGGACGAAAATCAATAATGCAAAGATGGATGTATCTGAGATATTCTATTTTGATGCAAATATAGATTGTAAAGGGAATGATTGTAAAATTGAAGTTAATGAGCCAATTGGATAATTAACTCTTTTTATTGAAGATAAAAAAAGGCTAGAAGTTTAACTTCTAGCCTTTTTTATTTTTTTGCAAATTTATTATTTAAGTGCAGATTTTGCTGAAGCAACTAATGAAGTGAATGCAGCAGCATCGTTCATAGCCATGTCAGCTAAGATTTTTCTATCTAATTCAATGTTAGCTAATTTTAAACCATTCATGAATCTTGAGTAGTTGATATCATTTAATCTACAAGCTGCATTGATTCTTACAATCCAAAGCTTTCTAATATCTCTTTTCTTTTGTCTTCTATCTCTATAAGCATATACTAAAGAGTGCTCTAATTGCTCTTTTGCTTTTCTAAAGTGTTTTCTTCTA
This genomic interval carries:
- the rplT gene encoding 50S ribosomal protein L20 is translated as MPRVKTGVVRRRRHKKVLKQARGFFSGRRKHFRKAKEQLEHSLVYAYRDRRQKKRDIRKLWIVRINAACRLNDINYSRFMNGLKLANIELDRKILADMAMNDAAAFTSLVASAKSALK